One genomic region from Haloterrigena gelatinilytica encodes:
- a CDS encoding helix-turn-helix transcriptional regulator: MLGLFPSTNGRSRKLRRQRLRRVLNGLIRIYNEEGRATTYQCGRRDSTDVPTSIGHRRPSQNRIPMVSLPQFGVSVPLASMHAPVRLGAIRTPDHRLDTRAIVSALVGDNDVLSSGTSLLGRTSALEVALITVLFLLVSSLVAIRVAEGLSDRDISLAALQSRSAIANGSSEPDQRRGTDRSPTDDHQSFDRYIAPDTPSVLLSDEGEVVRLLVANDGRLRQHRIADETDWSKSKVSRLCSQLDADGIIEKVSVGRENVITLSDPSTDDSTETDDVENPVV, translated from the coding sequence TTGCTGGGCCTCTTCCCGTCGACGAACGGCCGCTCACGGAAACTGCGACGACAGCGGCTTAGAAGGGTGTTAAACGGGCTTATACGGATCTATAATGAAGAGGGAAGAGCGACCACGTACCAATGCGGTCGGCGAGATTCCACTGACGTTCCAACGTCGATAGGCCACCGCCGACCGTCACAGAACCGAATACCCATGGTCTCACTGCCCCAGTTCGGAGTTTCCGTCCCGCTCGCGTCGATGCACGCGCCAGTTCGGCTCGGTGCGATCCGCACGCCGGATCACCGACTCGACACGCGTGCAATCGTCTCGGCTCTCGTCGGCGATAACGATGTGCTCTCGTCCGGGACGTCACTCTTGGGGCGGACGTCGGCCCTGGAAGTAGCCCTGATCACGGTGCTGTTCTTGCTGGTCAGTAGCCTCGTCGCGATCCGCGTCGCCGAGGGGTTGTCCGACCGAGACATCAGTCTGGCCGCGCTCCAGTCGCGATCAGCGATCGCGAACGGGTCGTCAGAACCGGATCAACGGCGAGGAACGGACCGCTCACCCACCGACGATCACCAGTCGTTCGATCGGTATATCGCACCTGACACACCATCAGTACTGCTGAGCGACGAGGGGGAGGTCGTCCGCCTGCTCGTCGCCAACGACGGTCGGCTCCGTCAGCACCGGATCGCCGACGAAACCGATTGGTCGAAGTCGAAAGTCAGTCGGCTCTGCTCTCAGCTGGACGCCGACGGGATCATCGAGAAAGTGTCGGTCGGTCGGGAGAACGTCATCACCCTCTCCGATCCGTCGACCGACGACTCGACCGAGACAGACGACGTGGAGAACCCCGTCGTATAG
- a CDS encoding nucleotide sugar dehydrogenase — MTTTLSDTTNRADEARSEYSFSDSEGATEEHADEQSSRAATICVVGLGYVGLPLAVGFARSDYRVIGYDVDESTVEQLQAGVDTTGDLSDEAVQNDDISYTTDAGQIGDADYVIIAVPTPIDEDDRPDLNYVESAATTVGSKMKPGTTVILESTVYPGTTREVLVPALEDASDLTAGEGFFVGYSPERATPGDEEHGLADVVKVVGAQDEKVLEDVAALYESVVDAGVHRAPSIEVAEASKVVENTQRDLNIAFVNELSMALERMDVDTQAVLEAAGTKWNFHDYRPGLVGGHCIPVDPYFLAHRSAREGFEPELVRTSRTVNESVPDHIADLTIKALNNCHKTLRDSRVLVLGLSYKSGVGDIRSSKVADVVERLAEYDIDIAGFDPFADEDAVRDAFELDVQERLSFEGFDAVVLATPHAEFEQLDLEAVASELAEDPALVDVTGTFDEDAACEAGFVYRRL; from the coding sequence ATGACTACGACACTGAGCGACACGACGAACCGAGCGGACGAAGCACGCAGCGAGTACTCGTTCTCGGACAGCGAGGGCGCGACCGAGGAACACGCCGACGAACAGTCCAGCCGAGCGGCGACGATCTGCGTCGTCGGCCTCGGCTACGTCGGCCTTCCGCTCGCGGTCGGTTTCGCGCGGTCGGACTACCGCGTTATCGGCTACGACGTCGACGAGTCGACGGTCGAGCAGCTGCAGGCCGGCGTCGATACGACCGGCGATCTCTCTGATGAGGCGGTCCAGAACGACGACATCTCCTACACGACCGACGCCGGCCAGATCGGCGACGCGGATTACGTCATTATCGCCGTCCCGACGCCCATCGACGAGGACGATCGGCCGGACCTGAACTACGTCGAGAGCGCCGCGACCACCGTCGGCTCGAAGATGAAACCCGGGACGACGGTGATCCTCGAGTCGACCGTCTACCCGGGGACGACGCGCGAGGTTCTCGTTCCCGCACTCGAGGACGCCTCCGATCTGACCGCCGGCGAGGGATTCTTCGTCGGCTACTCGCCGGAGCGCGCGACGCCCGGTGACGAGGAACACGGCCTCGCGGACGTCGTCAAGGTCGTCGGCGCTCAGGACGAGAAGGTCCTCGAGGACGTGGCGGCGCTCTACGAGTCGGTCGTCGACGCCGGCGTCCACCGCGCGCCGTCGATCGAGGTCGCCGAGGCCAGCAAGGTCGTCGAGAACACCCAGCGTGACCTCAACATCGCCTTCGTCAACGAGCTCTCGATGGCCTTAGAGCGGATGGACGTCGACACGCAGGCGGTCCTCGAGGCCGCGGGGACGAAGTGGAACTTCCACGACTACCGGCCGGGACTGGTCGGCGGCCACTGCATTCCGGTCGATCCGTACTTCCTGGCCCACCGCTCGGCTCGCGAAGGGTTCGAACCCGAACTCGTGCGCACGAGTCGGACCGTCAACGAGTCGGTCCCCGACCACATCGCGGATCTGACGATCAAGGCGCTGAACAACTGCCACAAGACGCTTCGGGACAGTCGCGTGCTCGTCCTGGGGCTGTCGTACAAGTCGGGCGTCGGCGACATCCGGAGCTCGAAGGTCGCGGACGTCGTCGAGCGCCTCGCGGAGTACGATATCGACATCGCCGGCTTCGATCCGTTCGCGGACGAGGACGCGGTCCGCGACGCGTTCGAGCTGGACGTCCAGGAGCGTCTCTCGTTCGAGGGGTTCGACGCCGTCGTGCTCGCGACGCCGCACGCGGAGTTCGAACAACTCGACCTCGAGGCGGTGGCCTCCGAACTCGCCGAGGACCCGGCGCTGGTCGACGTGACGGGAACGTTCGACGAGGATGCGGCCTGCGAAGCGGGGTTCGTCTACCGACGGTTATGA
- a CDS encoding glycosyltransferase family 4 protein — MNVLQLVTSPRPFFDHQVSVLEARGVDCTVCTVPGVDDPGGRSPSDYARFYPAVLSEIRSGEYDLIHANYGLTTPFAFAQPTRPVVVSLWGTDLMSDHSWLRWLSRRAARGADATIVPSQPMSDALETDHHVIPFGVDTEQFRPIPQTEARDRIGWETDRPIALFPYDTERGVKDFPRARRLVERADADLELRPVCGVDYEEIPYYMNASDVLLVTSKRESGPMVVKEAAACNLPIVSTDVGFVRETIDGVANCVVSDDDDDLVAGLERVAADRGRSDGRDVIDGLRLEALGDRLHEVYRRVLDRPDRSGQPTGVGHGT, encoded by the coding sequence ATGAACGTACTCCAATTGGTCACCTCGCCGCGGCCGTTTTTCGACCATCAAGTATCGGTCCTCGAAGCGCGCGGCGTCGACTGCACGGTCTGTACCGTCCCCGGAGTAGACGATCCCGGCGGCCGATCGCCGTCGGACTACGCCCGGTTCTATCCGGCCGTCCTCTCCGAGATCCGATCGGGCGAGTACGATCTGATCCACGCGAACTACGGACTCACGACGCCGTTCGCGTTCGCCCAGCCGACTCGGCCCGTCGTGGTGAGTCTCTGGGGCACGGACCTGATGAGCGACCACTCGTGGCTCCGGTGGCTCAGTCGACGCGCGGCCCGCGGAGCCGACGCGACGATCGTTCCGAGCCAACCCATGTCCGACGCGCTCGAGACCGACCACCACGTGATCCCGTTCGGCGTCGACACCGAGCAGTTCAGGCCGATTCCACAGACGGAGGCTCGCGACCGCATCGGCTGGGAGACCGATCGACCGATCGCGCTCTTCCCGTACGACACCGAGCGCGGGGTCAAGGACTTCCCCCGAGCGCGCCGACTCGTCGAACGGGCCGACGCCGACCTCGAGTTACGTCCGGTCTGTGGCGTCGACTACGAGGAGATTCCCTACTACATGAACGCCAGCGACGTCCTCCTCGTCACGTCGAAACGCGAGAGCGGACCGATGGTCGTCAAAGAGGCAGCCGCGTGTAACCTGCCGATCGTCTCGACCGACGTCGGCTTCGTCCGCGAGACGATCGACGGCGTGGCCAACTGCGTCGTCAGCGACGACGACGACGATCTGGTCGCCGGCCTCGAGCGGGTCGCCGCCGATCGCGGGCGGTCCGACGGCCGCGACGTCATCGACGGACTGCGCCTCGAGGCGCTGGGGGACCGTCTCCACGAAGTGTACCGGCGCGTCCTCGATCGCCCCGACCGCTCGGGGCAGCCCACGGGGGTGGGCCATGGGACGTAA
- the glmS gene encoding glutamine--fructose-6-phosphate transaminase (isomerizing) → MCGIIARIGHGDATETLLSGLENLEYRGYDSAGIAVQNGSGVKVRKCSGEVDELKSSLEQSLHGNMGIGHTRWSTHGPPTDENAHPHTDTAGDVAVVHNGVIDNYDELRAELQARGHEFDSDTDTEVIPHLIDDYREQFGDTERAVREAVETLEGSYAIAAIVDGEERVYAAREGSPLVLGLDDEEWYLASDVPAFLEHTDEVIYLEDGDLVVLEPDDYRITDVAGSPVERSVDTVDWDPEDAGKGEYDHYMAKEIDTQPTALSNTIEGRVEDGNVAFEDLPTGTFADVETVQFVACGTSYHAAMYGNQLLRSAGVRADVLRASEYDQTAGPVDENTLVVAVTQSGETADTLDAVRKATDRGARSLAVTNVVGSTAAREADDAIYIRAGPEVGVAATKTFSSQAVTLALLTQRIAADVPTATPVDDREAMLEALEDLPEHVETVLETTNAESLAREYFDSDSYFFIGNGLGHSVALEGALKFKEITYEHAEGFASGELKHGPLALVTPETPLFAVATGGDDEKTKTNAIEARTRGAPIIAVAPDDHPLADAADWQLSIPDTHPVWAGLLANVQLQLVSYHAAALLDRPIDKPRNLAKSVTVE, encoded by the coding sequence ATGTGCGGGATCATCGCCCGCATCGGCCACGGCGACGCGACCGAGACCCTGCTATCGGGGCTCGAGAACCTCGAGTACCGGGGCTACGACTCGGCGGGGATCGCCGTCCAGAACGGCTCCGGTGTCAAGGTTCGCAAGTGTTCGGGGGAGGTCGACGAGCTCAAGTCGTCGCTCGAGCAGAGCCTCCACGGGAACATGGGGATCGGACACACGCGCTGGAGTACCCACGGCCCGCCGACCGACGAGAACGCCCATCCGCACACCGACACGGCCGGCGACGTCGCCGTCGTCCACAACGGCGTCATCGATAACTACGACGAACTCCGAGCGGAGCTCCAGGCGCGGGGCCACGAGTTCGACAGCGACACCGACACGGAGGTCATCCCTCACCTGATCGACGACTACCGCGAGCAGTTCGGCGACACCGAGCGGGCGGTTCGCGAGGCAGTCGAAACGCTCGAGGGGAGCTACGCGATCGCCGCGATCGTCGACGGCGAGGAGCGCGTCTACGCGGCGCGGGAGGGGTCGCCGCTCGTCCTCGGTCTCGACGACGAGGAGTGGTACCTCGCCAGCGACGTTCCGGCGTTCCTCGAGCACACCGACGAGGTGATCTACCTCGAGGACGGCGACCTGGTCGTCCTCGAGCCCGACGACTACCGGATCACCGACGTCGCGGGGTCGCCGGTCGAGCGGTCGGTCGACACCGTCGACTGGGACCCGGAGGACGCGGGGAAAGGCGAGTACGATCACTACATGGCCAAGGAGATCGACACGCAGCCGACGGCCCTCTCGAACACGATCGAGGGCCGCGTCGAAGACGGCAACGTCGCGTTCGAGGACCTGCCGACGGGGACGTTCGCGGACGTCGAGACCGTCCAGTTCGTCGCCTGCGGCACCTCCTATCACGCGGCGATGTACGGGAACCAGCTGCTGCGCTCGGCCGGCGTCCGGGCCGACGTGCTCCGCGCGAGCGAGTACGACCAGACGGCCGGTCCGGTCGACGAGAACACGCTCGTCGTCGCGGTCACCCAGAGCGGCGAGACCGCGGACACGCTCGACGCGGTCCGCAAGGCGACCGACCGCGGCGCTCGCTCGCTGGCCGTCACCAACGTCGTCGGCTCGACGGCCGCCCGCGAGGCCGACGACGCGATCTACATCCGAGCCGGGCCGGAGGTCGGCGTCGCCGCGACGAAGACGTTCTCCTCGCAGGCGGTGACGCTCGCGTTGCTCACCCAGCGCATCGCCGCCGACGTACCGACCGCGACGCCGGTCGACGACCGCGAGGCGATGCTCGAGGCGCTCGAGGATCTCCCCGAGCACGTCGAAACCGTCCTCGAGACGACGAACGCCGAGTCCCTCGCTCGGGAATACTTCGACAGCGACTCGTACTTCTTCATCGGCAACGGACTGGGCCACTCGGTGGCTCTCGAAGGCGCGCTGAAGTTCAAGGAGATCACCTACGAGCACGCCGAGGGGTTCGCCTCGGGCGAGCTCAAACACGGGCCGCTGGCGCTCGTGACGCCGGAGACGCCCCTATTCGCGGTCGCGACCGGCGGCGACGACGAGAAGACGAAGACGAACGCGATCGAGGCCAGGACGCGCGGCGCGCCGATCATCGCGGTGGCGCCGGACGACCATCCGCTCGCCGACGCCGCCGACTGGCAGCTGTCGATTCCAGATACGCACCCCGTCTGGGCCGGGCTGCTCGCGAACGTCCAGTTGCAACTGGTCTCCTACCACGCCGCCGCCCTGCTCGATCGACCGATCGACAAGCCGCGAAACCTCGCGAAGAGCGTAACGGTCGAATGA
- a CDS encoding DUF354 domain-containing protein, whose protein sequence is MTARSHPTSTGTKRIIVTIQHPGHVHFFRHPITELRARGHEVHVFARESDVAIDLLEAYDIDHEVLAGASDSLVSLAAVQATYEAKLLARARRIDPDVITAIGGVAAAHVASVLRTTSVVFYDTEHATLVTKLAYPFADVICTPSCYRGEIGSKQVRYPGYHELAYLHPDRFEPDPTVLESVGLSPDDRFAVVRLSSWEASHDVGHGGFDDPRTVVDRLEDAGVEVLLSAEGEPPAELADYTFETAPERLHDLLAYADVVLSEGATTAAEAAVLGTPAVYVNPLSLGYTTELESEFGLLFEYTGERRHVRGLEQAVSVLEEPSETWTQRHQQLLSERIDVTEFVVDQLEMHAQTPEPGRSTSTTNPTES, encoded by the coding sequence ATGACGGCACGCTCCCACCCGACCTCGACGGGGACGAAGCGGATCATCGTAACGATCCAGCACCCGGGTCACGTCCACTTCTTCCGTCACCCCATCACGGAGCTTCGGGCTCGCGGCCACGAGGTCCACGTCTTCGCTCGCGAGAGCGACGTTGCGATCGACCTCCTCGAGGCCTACGACATCGACCACGAGGTGCTCGCCGGCGCGTCCGACTCGCTGGTCTCACTGGCCGCGGTTCAGGCGACCTACGAGGCGAAACTACTGGCCCGGGCCCGTCGGATCGATCCGGACGTGATCACGGCCATCGGCGGCGTCGCGGCCGCCCACGTCGCGTCGGTGTTGCGGACGACGAGCGTCGTCTTCTACGACACCGAGCACGCGACGCTCGTCACGAAGCTCGCCTACCCGTTCGCGGACGTGATCTGTACGCCGTCGTGCTATCGGGGGGAGATCGGCTCGAAACAGGTTCGCTACCCGGGCTACCACGAACTCGCCTACCTCCACCCCGACCGGTTCGAGCCGGATCCGACCGTCCTCGAGTCGGTCGGACTGTCGCCCGACGATCGGTTCGCCGTCGTTCGTCTCAGCAGTTGGGAGGCGTCCCACGACGTCGGCCACGGCGGGTTCGACGACCCCCGAACGGTCGTCGACCGGCTCGAGGACGCCGGCGTCGAGGTCCTGCTCTCGGCCGAGGGCGAACCGCCCGCGGAGCTCGCGGACTACACGTTCGAGACGGCCCCCGAGCGGCTACACGACCTGCTCGCGTACGCCGACGTCGTTCTGAGCGAGGGCGCGACGACCGCGGCGGAAGCCGCCGTCCTCGGCACGCCAGCGGTCTACGTCAATCCGCTCTCGCTGGGATACACGACGGAACTCGAGTCGGAGTTCGGCCTCCTGTTCGAGTACACCGGCGAGCGGCGACACGTCCGCGGGCTCGAGCAGGCCGTGTCTGTCCTCGAGGAGCCGTCCGAAACCTGGACGCAACGTCACCAGCAGTTGTTGTCGGAACGGATCGACGTGACCGAGTTCGTCGTCGACCAGCTAGAAATGCACGCGCAGACGCCCGAGCCGGGCCGCTCGACCTCCACGACGAATCCGACCGAATCATGA